The following are encoded in a window of Ferribacterium limneticum genomic DNA:
- a CDS encoding DUF485 domain-containing protein, whose amino-acid sequence MQDTLDRVTANPKFLEFVAMRSKYSIIMAIVSAAAYYGFILLVAFNKEFLATKIGEGYTMSIGVPIGVAVIAFTIVLTWIYVRRANTEFDAINEALIKEAQK is encoded by the coding sequence ATGCAAGACACACTTGATCGGGTTACTGCTAACCCGAAGTTTCTGGAGTTTGTTGCCATGCGCAGCAAGTACTCCATCATTATGGCTATCGTCAGTGCCGCCGCTTACTACGGCTTCATCCTGCTCGTCGCCTTCAACAAGGAATTCCTCGCCACCAAGATCGGTGAGGGTTACACGATGAGTATCGGCGTGCCGATCGGCGTTGCTGTTATCGCCTTCACCATCGTCCTGACCTGGATTTACGTTCGCCGCGCCAACACCGAGTTCGACGCGATCAACGAAGCCCTCATCAAGGAGGCACAGAAGTAA
- the groL gene encoding chaperonin GroEL (60 kDa chaperone family; promotes refolding of misfolded polypeptides especially under stressful conditions; forms two stacked rings of heptamers to form a barrel-shaped 14mer; ends can be capped by GroES; misfolded proteins enter the barrel where they are refolded when GroES binds), whose product MAAKEVKFGDSARARMVEGINVLADAVKVTLGPKGRNVVLERSYGGPTVTKDGVSVAKEIELKDKFANMGAQMVKEVASKTSDIAGDGTTTATVLAQAIVREGMKYVAAGMNPMDLKRGIDKAVVATLAELKAFSKPCTTTKEIAQVGSISANSDADIGEIIANAMEKVGKEGVITVEDGKSLANELDVVEGMQFDRGYLSPYFINNGDKQQALMENPFVLLYDKKISNIRDLLPILEQVAKAGRPLLIIAEDVDGEALATLVVNNIRGILKTVAVKAPGFGDRRKAMLEDIAILTGGTVIAEETGLSLEKAVLKDLGQAKRIEVSKENTIIIDGAGEAASIEARVKQIRIQIDEATSDYDKEKLQERVAKLAGGVAVIKVGAATEVEMKEKKARVEDALHATRAAVEEGIVAGGGVALIRARAAVGKLKGDNHDQDAGIKIVLRAMEQPLREIVANAGDEPSVVVDKVQRGKGNYGYNASTGEYGDMVEMGVLDPTKVTRTALQNAASVAGLMLTTECMVAELAEDKPAGGMPDMSGMGGMGGMGGMGM is encoded by the coding sequence ATGGCAGCTAAAGAAGTCAAATTCGGTGATTCCGCCCGCGCCCGCATGGTCGAAGGCATCAATGTCCTGGCTGACGCAGTCAAGGTCACCCTTGGTCCCAAGGGCCGCAATGTCGTGCTCGAGCGTTCCTACGGCGGCCCGACGGTCACCAAGGACGGCGTTTCCGTCGCCAAGGAAATCGAACTGAAAGACAAGTTCGCCAACATGGGCGCCCAGATGGTCAAGGAAGTTGCTTCCAAGACCTCCGACATCGCCGGTGACGGCACCACGACCGCGACCGTTCTGGCCCAGGCCATCGTCCGCGAAGGCATGAAGTACGTTGCCGCCGGCATGAACCCGATGGACCTCAAGCGCGGTATCGACAAGGCTGTTGTCGCTACCCTGGCCGAACTGAAGGCTTTCTCCAAGCCGTGCACGACGACCAAGGAAATCGCCCAGGTTGGTTCCATTTCCGCCAACTCCGATGCTGACATCGGCGAAATCATCGCCAATGCCATGGAAAAGGTCGGCAAGGAAGGCGTCATCACCGTTGAAGATGGCAAGTCCCTGGCCAACGAACTCGACGTCGTCGAAGGCATGCAGTTTGACCGCGGCTACCTGTCCCCGTACTTCATCAACAACGGCGACAAGCAGCAAGCCCTGATGGAAAACCCGTTTGTCCTGCTCTACGACAAGAAGATTTCCAACATCCGCGACCTGCTGCCGATCCTGGAACAAGTCGCCAAGGCCGGCCGTCCGCTGCTCATCATCGCTGAAGATGTCGATGGCGAAGCGCTGGCAACCCTGGTCGTGAACAACATCCGTGGCATTCTGAAGACCGTTGCTGTCAAGGCTCCTGGCTTTGGTGATCGTCGCAAGGCCATGCTCGAAGATATCGCCATCCTGACCGGCGGTACCGTCATTGCCGAAGAAACCGGTCTGTCGCTGGAAAAGGCTGTCCTCAAGGATCTGGGCCAGGCCAAGCGCATCGAAGTTTCCAAGGAAAACACCATCATCATCGACGGTGCCGGCGAAGCTGCTTCGATCGAAGCCCGCGTCAAGCAGATCCGTATCCAGATCGACGAAGCGACTTCCGATTACGACAAGGAAAAGCTCCAGGAACGTGTTGCCAAGCTGGCTGGCGGCGTTGCCGTCATCAAGGTTGGCGCTGCGACCGAAGTCGAAATGAAGGAAAAGAAGGCCCGCGTTGAAGATGCCCTGCACGCTACCCGCGCTGCCGTGGAAGAAGGTATCGTCGCCGGCGGCGGCGTTGCCCTGATCCGCGCCCGCGCTGCCGTTGGCAAGCTCAAGGGTGACAACCACGATCAAGATGCCGGCATCAAGATCGTCCTGCGCGCCATGGAACAGCCGCTGCGCGAAATCGTCGCCAATGCCGGTGACGAGCCGTCAGTTGTGGTCGACAAGGTGCAGCGTGGCAAGGGTAACTACGGTTACAACGCTTCCACCGGCGAGTACGGCGACATGGTCGAAATGGGCGTTCTCGATCCGACCAAGGTGACCCGCACCGCACTGCAGAACGCTGCTTCCGTGGCCGGCCTGATGCTGACCACCGAGTGCATGGTTGCTGAACTGGCTGAAGACAAGCCGGCCGGCGGCATGCCCGACATGAGCGGCATGGGCGGTATGGGTGGCATGGGCGGCATGGGGATGTAA
- a CDS encoding sensor histidine kinase, with protein sequence MSAPRASSPHSPASETERSLFGEILDWMLAPLLFVWPLSIAFTHYFANNVANFPYDQALREHVTAIARQVKLVNGKPLLSLPASARAMLRADETDSVYFHVLAGGGKLLAGDKDLPGSASPPDDSIVPGEVYLRDADFKGQDLRMAYTYLAEPQMAKEQWVLIEVGETTEKRSQLANKIVASVILPQFIIIPLAVMLVWFGLSRGLRPLTRLRQTIEAREPDDLSPIATRRVPEELEPLVEAFNEMLERMKRSVSAQQRFVADAAHQMRTPLTGLKTQAQFAIRETDPEALRHALRQIATGVDRAGRLINQLLTLARTEGGEVTQQKHEPLDLAELIRDVVTDWVPAAIEKNIDLGLESDKPAMIVGNPFLLRELAKNLLDNALRYTPSGGHVTCRILANQATVLLEVEDNGVGISEEQAELVFERFYRVDDAGTEGSGLGLAIVQEIAMQHDSRASLRPNPNRRGAVARVAFAAWHPPVPPPPPPDDFSELYRQSPPIGA encoded by the coding sequence TTGAGCGCCCCCAGAGCGAGTAGCCCGCACTCGCCGGCGTCGGAAACCGAGCGCTCGCTGTTTGGCGAGATTCTCGACTGGATGCTGGCGCCCCTGCTGTTCGTCTGGCCGCTCAGCATCGCCTTCACCCATTACTTCGCCAACAACGTCGCCAACTTCCCCTATGATCAGGCGCTGCGCGAGCACGTTACGGCCATTGCGCGGCAGGTAAAACTGGTCAATGGCAAGCCGCTGCTATCGCTGCCGGCCTCTGCCCGGGCCATGTTGCGGGCTGATGAAACCGACAGTGTCTATTTTCATGTGCTGGCCGGCGGTGGAAAACTGCTGGCTGGCGACAAGGATTTGCCGGGCTCGGCATCGCCGCCGGATGACTCTATCGTGCCCGGCGAAGTCTATTTGCGCGATGCTGATTTCAAGGGGCAGGACTTGCGCATGGCCTACACCTATCTGGCCGAGCCGCAAATGGCCAAGGAGCAGTGGGTCCTCATCGAGGTTGGCGAGACCACCGAAAAACGCAGCCAGCTAGCCAACAAGATCGTCGCCAGCGTGATCCTGCCGCAATTCATCATCATCCCGCTGGCCGTCATGCTCGTCTGGTTTGGCCTGTCGCGCGGCCTGCGACCGCTGACCCGCCTGCGCCAGACCATCGAGGCGCGCGAGCCGGACGACCTCTCGCCGATTGCCACCCGGCGCGTTCCCGAAGAACTGGAGCCGCTGGTCGAAGCCTTCAACGAAATGCTCGAACGCATGAAGCGCAGCGTTTCGGCCCAGCAGCGCTTCGTCGCAGATGCCGCCCACCAGATGCGCACGCCGCTGACCGGCCTCAAGACGCAAGCCCAGTTTGCCATCCGGGAAACCGATCCGGAGGCGCTGCGCCATGCCCTGCGCCAGATCGCCACCGGCGTGGACCGGGCTGGCCGATTGATCAACCAGTTGCTGACTCTGGCGCGCACGGAAGGCGGCGAAGTTACCCAGCAAAAGCATGAGCCGCTCGATCTGGCGGAATTGATCCGCGACGTCGTCACCGACTGGGTGCCGGCCGCCATCGAAAAAAACATCGATCTCGGTTTGGAGTCCGACAAGCCCGCCATGATCGTCGGCAACCCATTTCTGTTGCGGGAACTCGCCAAGAACCTGCTCGACAATGCCCTGCGCTATACCCCCAGCGGCGGGCATGTCACCTGCCGCATCCTGGCCAATCAGGCGACCGTCCTGCTTGAGGTCGAGGACAACGGGGTCGGCATCAGCGAAGAGCAGGCCGAACTCGTTTTCGAGCGCTTCTATCGGGTCGATGATGCCGGTACCGAAGGCAGTGGCCTCGGCCTGGCCATCGTTCAGGAAATCGCCATGCAGCACGACTCGCGGGCCAGCCTGCGGCCCAATCCAAACCGCCGCGGCGCCGTGGCGCGGGTGGCCTTCGCCGCCTGGCATCCGCCGGTCCCGCCGCCGCCTCCGCCGGACGACTTTTCCGAGCTCTACCGTCAATCCCCTCCGATCGGTGCCTGA
- a CDS encoding thioesterase family protein yields MIPTLPRRSADEQTRLEATLRDVFEHKLCFNELLGFKVESLDPAAPQISFAMRPDLIGHFLHGRLHGGVIATVLDTVGGLAATVAIAEKFNSETTEQVGHRFGRIGTIDLRTDYLHQGMGKKFTATGRITRLGGRIASVQMTLENETGLLIATGGASYVIS; encoded by the coding sequence ATGATCCCCACTCTGCCCCGCCGTTCCGCCGATGAGCAAACCCGCCTCGAAGCCACTTTGCGCGATGTTTTCGAGCACAAGCTCTGCTTCAACGAATTGCTCGGCTTCAAGGTCGAGTCGCTCGACCCGGCCGCGCCGCAAATCAGTTTCGCCATGCGCCCTGACCTCATCGGCCATTTTCTGCATGGCCGCCTGCATGGCGGCGTGATCGCCACCGTGCTCGATACCGTCGGCGGTCTGGCCGCCACCGTGGCCATTGCCGAGAAATTCAACAGCGAAACGACTGAGCAAGTCGGCCATCGTTTTGGCCGCATCGGCACCATCGACCTGCGCACCGACTACCTGCACCAGGGCATGGGCAAGAAATTCACGGCCACCGGACGGATAACCCGCCTCGGCGGCCGTATTGCCTCGGTGCAGATGACGCTGGAGAACGAAACCGGCCTGCTCATCGCCACCGGCGGGGCGTCTTACGTCATCAGTTAG
- a CDS encoding class I SAM-dependent methyltransferase: MSTAVNVRIEALAPEFVDRVGMLAEALGLPLAGEAEFALQLGAGGLQLQELGPEAAGPVRVDFLEGAVAHRRQHGGGNGQMIAKAVGIQSGVRPVVLDATAGLGRDAFLLAQLGCRVTLIERHPLIGALLADGLGRALVDPEVAPIIERMDLRLGNAIELIREWSAEPPQVIYLDPMFPHRDKTSLVKKEMRVFRPLVGSDDDAAQLLQAALELATHRVVVKRPRKAPSVDGQPPGYVLEGKSSRYDIYPKKALKAR, encoded by the coding sequence TTGAGTACGGCGGTAAACGTTCGCATCGAGGCGCTGGCACCGGAGTTTGTAGACCGGGTTGGCATGCTGGCCGAGGCGCTGGGTTTGCCGCTGGCGGGGGAGGCTGAATTTGCCTTGCAACTGGGGGCTGGCGGCTTGCAGTTGCAGGAGCTGGGGCCGGAGGCAGCGGGCCCGGTGCGGGTCGATTTTCTCGAGGGGGCAGTGGCGCATCGTCGTCAACATGGCGGCGGCAATGGCCAGATGATCGCCAAGGCGGTTGGCATCCAGTCGGGTGTTCGGCCGGTGGTCCTGGATGCGACGGCCGGTTTGGGGCGCGACGCCTTTCTGCTGGCCCAACTGGGTTGTCGCGTCACACTGATCGAGCGCCATCCGCTGATCGGCGCCTTGCTGGCTGACGGTCTGGGGCGGGCACTGGTCGATCCGGAGGTGGCGCCGATCATCGAACGCATGGATTTGCGGCTGGGCAATGCCATTGAGCTGATCAGGGAATGGTCGGCTGAACCGCCGCAGGTCATTTATCTCGATCCGATGTTTCCGCATCGGGACAAGACTTCGCTGGTCAAAAAGGAAATGCGCGTCTTTCGTCCGCTGGTCGGCAGCGACGACGATGCGGCGCAACTGCTGCAGGCCGCCCTCGAGTTGGCGACGCATCGGGTTGTCGTCAAGCGGCCGCGCAAGGCGCCGAGCGTCGATGGCCAGCCGCCGGGCTATGTGCTGGAGGGGAAGTCCAGCCGCTATGATATTTATCCCAAGAAGGCCTTGAAGGCCAGGTAG
- the ppk2 gene encoding polyphosphate kinase 2, producing the protein MVTRKKTAVTPPKKIAAAEAKPAARAVRRRQVASGDVPPVLTEQGIEGYTVQAAVDGARASKMGAMRDVIAGMPPEESVALLRGLLKQQGAGAEELPLNPDDELAKDWRDGGYPYKNLMQRRNYERQKYRLQVELLKLQAWVKETGQKVVILFEGRDAAGKGGTIKRFMEHLNPRGARVVALEKPSDIERGQWYFQRYVQHLPTNGEIVLFDRSWYNRAGVERVMGFCGDQEYSEFVRQAPEFERMLARNGTHLIKFWFSVSQEEQRRRFGERKVHPLKQWKLSPIDMASLDKWGDYTKAKEAMFFHTDTADAPWTVIKSNCKKRARLNAMRYVLHKLPYNNKDTDRIGNLDPLIVGRANVVYERGEQQGLPIL; encoded by the coding sequence ATGGTCACCAGAAAAAAGACGGCGGTAACACCGCCGAAAAAAATCGCCGCCGCTGAAGCCAAGCCAGCCGCACGCGCTGTTCGCCGGCGCCAGGTGGCGAGTGGGGACGTGCCGCCGGTGCTCACCGAGCAAGGCATTGAAGGTTACACCGTGCAGGCTGCAGTCGACGGGGCTCGGGCGTCAAAAATGGGGGCGATGCGCGATGTGATCGCCGGGATGCCGCCGGAGGAATCCGTCGCCTTGCTCCGGGGCCTGCTCAAGCAGCAGGGCGCTGGGGCCGAAGAGTTGCCGCTCAATCCGGATGACGAGCTGGCAAAAGACTGGCGCGACGGCGGCTACCCGTACAAGAACCTGATGCAGCGCCGCAATTACGAGCGGCAGAAATACCGCCTACAGGTCGAGTTGCTCAAGCTGCAGGCCTGGGTCAAGGAAACCGGGCAGAAGGTGGTGATCCTTTTCGAGGGCCGCGATGCGGCAGGGAAGGGCGGCACCATCAAGCGGTTCATGGAACATCTGAATCCGCGCGGCGCCCGCGTCGTGGCGCTGGAGAAACCAAGCGACATCGAGCGCGGCCAGTGGTATTTCCAGCGTTATGTGCAGCATCTGCCGACCAATGGCGAGATTGTGCTGTTCGACCGCTCCTGGTACAACCGGGCCGGCGTCGAGCGGGTCATGGGATTTTGTGGCGATCAGGAGTATTCCGAATTCGTCCGTCAGGCGCCGGAGTTCGAGCGCATGCTGGCGCGTAACGGCACGCATCTGATCAAATTCTGGTTCTCGGTCAGCCAGGAAGAACAGCGTCGCCGTTTCGGCGAACGCAAGGTGCACCCACTCAAGCAGTGGAAGCTGTCACCGATCGACATGGCCTCGCTCGACAAGTGGGGCGATTACACCAAGGCCAAGGAGGCGATGTTCTTCCACACCGATACCGCCGATGCGCCATGGACGGTCATCAAGTCGAACTGCAAGAAGCGGGCGCGGCTGAATGCCATGCGTTACGTGTTGCACAAGCTGCCCTACAACAACAAGGACACCGACCGGATCGGCAATCTTGACCCGCTGATCGTCGGGCGTGCCAATGTGGTTTATGAGCGCGGCGAGCAGCAGGGCCTGCCGATTCTGTAG
- a CDS encoding SixA phosphatase family protein, with product MELLLWRHAEAEDGDDDLKRRLTSRGEKQARTMAAWILAHQPKDLRIIASPSVRTQQTVEALKLPFETMRKIGPEACVSELIAASGWPSAPGSVLIVGHQPSLGRMASLLLAGQESEWSIKKGALWWLSNRVRRGETQTVLRAVIPVEMLD from the coding sequence ATGGAATTGCTGCTGTGGCGCCACGCTGAGGCGGAAGATGGCGACGACGATCTGAAGCGGCGTCTGACGTCGCGCGGCGAAAAACAGGCACGAACGATGGCGGCCTGGATTCTGGCGCATCAGCCCAAGGATCTGCGCATCATCGCCAGCCCCTCGGTGCGCACCCAGCAAACGGTCGAGGCCTTGAAGCTGCCTTTCGAAACGATGCGAAAAATCGGGCCGGAGGCGTGTGTTTCCGAACTGATCGCGGCATCCGGCTGGCCCTCGGCCCCGGGGTCGGTGCTGATCGTCGGCCATCAGCCTTCGCTCGGGCGCATGGCGTCGCTGTTGCTGGCCGGGCAGGAATCCGAATGGAGCATCAAGAAGGGCGCCTTGTGGTGGTTGAGCAACCGCGTTCGCCGGGGCGAGACGCAGACCGTGCTACGGGCGGTCATTCCGGTTGAAATGCTGGACTAG
- a CDS encoding cation acetate symporter codes for MNKFTQILAGLLAMAVAGGAVAAGADLGQTAKQATNWTAIVMFAIFVGGTLYITKWAASKTKSAADFYTGGGGITGFQNGLAIAGDYMSAASFLGISGLVFANGFDGLIFSIGWLVGWPVITFLMAERLRNLGKFTFADVASYRFAQTPVRIFAASASLVIVAFYMIAQMVGAGQLIKVLFGMEYLYAEILVGSVMMMYVLFGGMTATTWVQIIKACMLLGGATFMAVSVLLQFGFSPEALFTKAVEVHSKHDALMSPGALIKDPISAISVGMALMFGTAGLPHILMRFFTVPNAKEARKSVAWATTWIGYFYILTFIIGFGAITNLVQNPGDFYVGGELAKGLKGGGNMAAVHLAKAVGGDLFLGFISAVAFATILAVVAGLTLSGASAVSHDLYASVFAKGCSSEQELRVSKITTVCLGVLAVVLGIAFEKENVAYMVMLAFVIACSSNFPVLFMSVLWKNCTTRGAVVGGFVGLASAVVLTIGSASVWEAVMGNPKGSAWFPYNSAAIFSMSAAFFTIWLVSILDNSAQAQKERALYPSQQLRSETGLGASGASGH; via the coding sequence ATGAATAAATTCACTCAAATTCTCGCTGGCCTTCTGGCCATGGCTGTTGCCGGCGGCGCTGTCGCTGCTGGTGCCGACCTCGGTCAGACCGCCAAGCAGGCCACCAACTGGACGGCCATCGTCATGTTCGCCATCTTCGTCGGCGGCACGCTCTACATCACCAAGTGGGCTGCTTCCAAGACCAAATCGGCGGCTGACTTCTACACTGGCGGTGGTGGTATCACCGGCTTCCAGAACGGCCTGGCGATCGCTGGCGACTACATGTCTGCCGCGTCCTTCCTGGGTATTTCCGGTCTCGTGTTCGCCAACGGCTTCGACGGCCTGATCTTCTCGATCGGCTGGCTGGTCGGCTGGCCGGTCATCACCTTCCTGATGGCTGAGCGTCTGCGCAACCTCGGCAAGTTCACGTTCGCTGACGTGGCTTCCTACCGTTTCGCCCAGACCCCGGTCCGCATCTTCGCCGCTTCCGCTTCGCTGGTTATCGTCGCCTTCTACATGATTGCGCAGATGGTCGGTGCCGGTCAGCTGATCAAGGTGCTCTTCGGCATGGAATACCTCTACGCTGAAATCCTGGTCGGTTCCGTGATGATGATGTACGTGCTGTTCGGCGGCATGACTGCCACCACCTGGGTGCAGATCATCAAGGCCTGTATGCTCCTCGGCGGTGCCACCTTCATGGCTGTCTCGGTTCTGCTGCAATTCGGCTTCTCGCCGGAAGCGCTGTTCACCAAGGCCGTCGAAGTGCACTCCAAGCATGACGCACTGATGTCGCCGGGCGCCCTGATCAAGGATCCGATCTCCGCCATCTCCGTCGGTATGGCCCTGATGTTCGGTACCGCTGGTCTGCCGCACATCCTGATGCGCTTCTTCACTGTGCCGAACGCCAAGGAAGCCCGCAAGTCCGTTGCCTGGGCAACCACCTGGATCGGTTACTTCTACATCCTGACCTTCATCATCGGTTTCGGCGCCATCACCAACCTGGTCCAGAATCCGGGCGACTTCTACGTCGGCGGCGAACTGGCCAAGGGTCTGAAGGGCGGCGGCAACATGGCTGCTGTGCATCTGGCCAAGGCTGTCGGTGGTGACCTGTTCCTCGGCTTCATCTCGGCCGTGGCCTTCGCTACCATCCTGGCTGTTGTGGCTGGTCTGACGCTGTCCGGCGCCTCTGCCGTGTCGCATGACCTGTACGCTTCCGTCTTCGCCAAGGGCTGCTCTTCTGAGCAGGAACTGCGTGTTTCCAAGATCACCACCGTCTGTCTGGGTGTTCTGGCTGTTGTGCTGGGTATCGCCTTCGAGAAGGAAAACGTTGCCTACATGGTGATGCTGGCCTTCGTCATCGCCTGCTCTTCCAACTTCCCGGTCCTCTTCATGTCCGTGCTGTGGAAGAACTGCACCACCCGTGGTGCCGTGGTTGGTGGCTTCGTCGGTCTGGCCTCTGCCGTGGTCCTGACCATCGGTTCGGCCAGCGTCTGGGAAGCCGTCATGGGCAACCCGAAGGGCTCCGCCTGGTTCCCGTACAACTCTGCCGCCATCTTCTCGATGTCTGCCGCGTTCTTCACGATCTGGCTGGTGTCCATTCTGGACAACTCCGCTCAGGCGCAAAAGGAACGTGCCCTGTATCCGTCGCAGCAACTGCGTTCGGAAACCGGTCTGGGTGCTTCCGGCGCCAGCGGTCACTAA
- a CDS encoding response regulator transcription factor, with translation MRILIAEDDTIIADGLSRSLRQGGYAVDWAPNGLDADTALLTVSYDLLILDLGLPKLSGLEVLKRIRARNSQVPVLILTALDGTGDRVKGLDLGADDYMVKPFELPELEARVRALTRRSAGTSPTIQCGALSYDQVGRVAQINGEVLDLSAREVGLLEVLLSRMGRLVSKDQLVDHLCGWGEEVSHNAIEVYVHRLRKKIETGGVKIATVRGLGYCLERPQSE, from the coding sequence ATGCGCATTCTTATTGCTGAAGACGACACCATCATCGCTGATGGACTTTCCCGCTCGCTGCGTCAGGGTGGATACGCCGTAGACTGGGCCCCCAATGGCCTCGATGCGGACACCGCGCTGCTCACGGTTTCCTACGATCTGCTCATTCTTGATCTCGGCTTGCCCAAGCTTTCGGGTCTTGAGGTACTCAAGCGGATTCGGGCCCGCAACTCGCAAGTGCCGGTGCTCATTCTCACCGCCCTTGACGGCACGGGCGACCGCGTCAAGGGCCTTGACCTCGGCGCCGACGACTACATGGTCAAGCCCTTTGAGCTGCCCGAACTGGAAGCGCGGGTGCGCGCCCTGACCCGTCGCTCGGCCGGTACCTCGCCGACCATCCAGTGCGGTGCGCTGAGCTACGATCAAGTCGGCCGGGTGGCGCAGATCAATGGCGAGGTGCTCGATCTTTCGGCCCGCGAGGTCGGCCTGCTGGAAGTCCTGCTCAGCCGCATGGGCCGCCTGGTCAGCAAGGACCAGCTGGTCGATCACCTCTGCGGCTGGGGCGAAGAAGTCAGTCACAATGCCATCGAGGTCTACGTCCATCGGCTGCGCAAGAAAATTGAAACCGGTGGTGTGAAGATCGCCACCGTACGCGGCCTGGGTTACTGCCTTGAGCGCCCCCAGAGCGAGTAG